A genomic window from Osmia bicornis bicornis chromosome 6, iOsmBic2.1, whole genome shotgun sequence includes:
- the LOC114874604 gene encoding solute carrier organic anion transporter family member 4A1 isoform X1, with amino-acid sequence MAGVDNLAYDAPKTQSAVPDMHETLSSFPEQFGDGPRKPEIKPDAPKESDRSTDNPKCGWLWFRPISLQKFRTAKWALFWLCWTGAIQGMVVNGFVNVVITTIERRFGLRSSQTGLIAGGYDIASFLILVPVSYLGGRSKASKPRYIGIGVLVLGIGSLLFASPHYLAGPYRGGQQSENMCQRVNNTSSRSISCNGSMGQTDQEPYSGLYLIIFLMAQLLHGAGSAPFYTLGVTYIDENVSKKMSSVYVGIFYTMAIIGPALGYVIGGELLKLYTDFLTVDPSEIGLTPDSNVWVGAWWIGFLGAAVLCFVIAIPILAFPPALPGSEELAKERVSEAHEKQSKQSPSSESGEAFSKIRELPRALTDLLGNPGFFMLNLAGASEGLLIAGFAAFLPKLIENQFNVSASSAALLMGLVTVPAGGGGTFLGGYLIKRFNLPCSGILKFCLLATASCIAFTLCFVLNCPNLNFAGVTVPYPGQTKKSFSLDAACNNNCGCSRSEFSPICGVDGITYYSPCHAGCYQETRINDVEVYSDCACIRAPPINLTTGSDVITYEAINTTCNTSCSYLWPFIALAFCNMLITFLCTMPALSATLRVVRDDQRSFALGIQWIKVRILGTIPAPMVFGALIDDTCILWNETCEGRGACLVYDNLYMSRYMLALAFIGKAASLLFFFLAWWTYIPPGSRQADQNSREEPTTTLMLNDTSHETPTTPATINPIIDA; translated from the exons TCGGCGGTGCCGGACATGCACGAGACCCTGTCTAGTTTTCCGGAACAGTTCGGAGACGGTCCGAGGAAACCGGAAATAAAGCCGGACGCGCCGAAGGAATCGGACAGGTCGACGGATAATCCAAAGTGTGGCTGGTTATGGTTCAGGCCCATCTCCTTGCAGAAATTTCGAACCGCGAAATGGGCGTTATTCTGGCTGTGTTGGACAGGTGCAATACAag GAATGGTGGTGAACGGTTTTGTAAACGTCGTTATCACCACGATAGAAAGGAGATTTGGTTTGAGGTCGTCGCAAACTGGTCTGATAGCAGGAGGATACGACATAGCTAGTTTTCTGATCCTTGTCCCAGTTAGCTATCTAGGTGGACGTTCGAAAGCATCGAAACCAAG gTATATAGGTATAGGAGTTCTAGTCTTAGGAATAGGAAGTCTGCTATTCGCGTCTCCCCATTACCTTGCCGGACCTTACAGAGGTGGCCAGCAATCAGAAAACATGTGTCAGAGGGTGAATAACACCTCGTCCCGTTCA ATATCCTGTAATGGATCCATGGGTCAAACAGACCAGGAGCCGTACAGTGGATTGTACTTAATTATCTTCCTAATGGCTCAACTTCTTCACGGTGCCGGTTCCGCTCCTTTTTACACTCTCGGTGTCACCTACATAGACGAGAACGTGTCGAAGAAAATGTCCTCTGTGTACGTGG GAATTTTCTACACGATGGCCATAATAGGACCCGCGTTAGGCTACGTAATTGGAGGCGAACTGTTGAAGCTGTACACGGATTTCCTCACGGTGGACCCGTCCGA AATTGGTTTAACACCGGACAGTAACGTGTGGGTCGGAGCATGGTGGATAGGTTTTCTAGGGGCTGCGGTTTTGTGTTTCGTCATTGCTATACCGATCTTGGCGTTTCCTCCCGCGTTGCCAG gTTCCGAGGAATTAGCCAAGGAAAGAGTATCGGAAGCGCACGAGAAGCAATCGAAGCAATCCCCCTCGAGCGAAAGCGGGGAGgcattttcaaaaatacgCGAACTGCCACGAGCACTGACCGATCTGCTCGGTAATCCGGGCTTTTTCATGTTGAACCTGGCAGGTGCAAGTGAAGGATTACTTATAGCTGGTTTCGCTGCGTTTCTACCGAAGCTGATCGAAAATCAATTCAACGTCAGCGCTAGCTCAGCCGCGTTACTAATGG gTTTGGTGACCGTGCCTGCAGGCGGCGGGGGTACTTTTCTCGGTGGTTATCTCATAAAACGCTTTAATCTGCCCTGTTCAGGGATTTTGAAGTTCTGTCTGCTGGCCACCGCTTCCTGTATCGCTTTCACTTTGTGTTTCGTTTTAAATTGCCCGAATTTGAACTTTGCTGGAGTTACGGTACCCTATCCAGGCCAGACCAA aaaatctTTCTCGTTGGATGCCGCGTGCAATAACAACTGCGGTTGTTCAAGATCAGAATTCAGTCCAATATGCGGTGTGGATGGAATCACGTACTATTCTCCGTGCCATGCAGGATGTTATCAGGAAACGCGGATAAACGACGTCGAA GTATACTCGGACTGCGCCTGCATACGCGCACCACCGATTAACTTAACTACCGGAAGCGATGTTATAACCTACGAGGCGATAAATACAACTTGCAACACGTCGTGTTCCTATCTGTGGCCCTTTATAGCCCTAGCATTTTGCAATATGCTTATTACATTTCTCTGCACCATGCCAGCACTATCGGCGACCCTTCGGGTCGTTCGAGACGACCAAAGGTCGTTCGCTTTGGGTATTCAGTGGATTAAAGTTAGGATACTGGGCACCATACCAGCACCCATGGTTTTTGGTGCTCTTATAGACGATACTTGTATCTTGTGGAACGAGACATGCGAGGGCAGAGGAGCTTGCCTCGTTTATGACAATTTATATATGAGCAG GTACATGCTGGCGTTAGCTTTTATCGGCAAGGCAGCgtcccttcttttctttttcttagcCTGGTGGACGTATATTCCACCTGGAAGCAGACAAGCTGATCAAAATTCAAGGGAAGAACCAACGACGACGTTAATGTTAAACGATACATCACACGAAACACCGACCACGCCGGCGACAATAAATCCTATAATTGACGCGTAA
- the LOC114874604 gene encoding solute carrier organic anion transporter family member 4A1 isoform X2, which yields MRDKFSFSSAVPDMHETLSSFPEQFGDGPRKPEIKPDAPKESDRSTDNPKCGWLWFRPISLQKFRTAKWALFWLCWTGAIQGMVVNGFVNVVITTIERRFGLRSSQTGLIAGGYDIASFLILVPVSYLGGRSKASKPRYIGIGVLVLGIGSLLFASPHYLAGPYRGGQQSENMCQRVNNTSSRSISCNGSMGQTDQEPYSGLYLIIFLMAQLLHGAGSAPFYTLGVTYIDENVSKKMSSVYVGIFYTMAIIGPALGYVIGGELLKLYTDFLTVDPSEIGLTPDSNVWVGAWWIGFLGAAVLCFVIAIPILAFPPALPGSEELAKERVSEAHEKQSKQSPSSESGEAFSKIRELPRALTDLLGNPGFFMLNLAGASEGLLIAGFAAFLPKLIENQFNVSASSAALLMGLVTVPAGGGGTFLGGYLIKRFNLPCSGILKFCLLATASCIAFTLCFVLNCPNLNFAGVTVPYPGQTKKSFSLDAACNNNCGCSRSEFSPICGVDGITYYSPCHAGCYQETRINDVEVYSDCACIRAPPINLTTGSDVITYEAINTTCNTSCSYLWPFIALAFCNMLITFLCTMPALSATLRVVRDDQRSFALGIQWIKVRILGTIPAPMVFGALIDDTCILWNETCEGRGACLVYDNLYMSRYMLALAFIGKAASLLFFFLAWWTYIPPGSRQADQNSREEPTTTLMLNDTSHETPTTPATINPIIDA from the exons TCGGCGGTGCCGGACATGCACGAGACCCTGTCTAGTTTTCCGGAACAGTTCGGAGACGGTCCGAGGAAACCGGAAATAAAGCCGGACGCGCCGAAGGAATCGGACAGGTCGACGGATAATCCAAAGTGTGGCTGGTTATGGTTCAGGCCCATCTCCTTGCAGAAATTTCGAACCGCGAAATGGGCGTTATTCTGGCTGTGTTGGACAGGTGCAATACAag GAATGGTGGTGAACGGTTTTGTAAACGTCGTTATCACCACGATAGAAAGGAGATTTGGTTTGAGGTCGTCGCAAACTGGTCTGATAGCAGGAGGATACGACATAGCTAGTTTTCTGATCCTTGTCCCAGTTAGCTATCTAGGTGGACGTTCGAAAGCATCGAAACCAAG gTATATAGGTATAGGAGTTCTAGTCTTAGGAATAGGAAGTCTGCTATTCGCGTCTCCCCATTACCTTGCCGGACCTTACAGAGGTGGCCAGCAATCAGAAAACATGTGTCAGAGGGTGAATAACACCTCGTCCCGTTCA ATATCCTGTAATGGATCCATGGGTCAAACAGACCAGGAGCCGTACAGTGGATTGTACTTAATTATCTTCCTAATGGCTCAACTTCTTCACGGTGCCGGTTCCGCTCCTTTTTACACTCTCGGTGTCACCTACATAGACGAGAACGTGTCGAAGAAAATGTCCTCTGTGTACGTGG GAATTTTCTACACGATGGCCATAATAGGACCCGCGTTAGGCTACGTAATTGGAGGCGAACTGTTGAAGCTGTACACGGATTTCCTCACGGTGGACCCGTCCGA AATTGGTTTAACACCGGACAGTAACGTGTGGGTCGGAGCATGGTGGATAGGTTTTCTAGGGGCTGCGGTTTTGTGTTTCGTCATTGCTATACCGATCTTGGCGTTTCCTCCCGCGTTGCCAG gTTCCGAGGAATTAGCCAAGGAAAGAGTATCGGAAGCGCACGAGAAGCAATCGAAGCAATCCCCCTCGAGCGAAAGCGGGGAGgcattttcaaaaatacgCGAACTGCCACGAGCACTGACCGATCTGCTCGGTAATCCGGGCTTTTTCATGTTGAACCTGGCAGGTGCAAGTGAAGGATTACTTATAGCTGGTTTCGCTGCGTTTCTACCGAAGCTGATCGAAAATCAATTCAACGTCAGCGCTAGCTCAGCCGCGTTACTAATGG gTTTGGTGACCGTGCCTGCAGGCGGCGGGGGTACTTTTCTCGGTGGTTATCTCATAAAACGCTTTAATCTGCCCTGTTCAGGGATTTTGAAGTTCTGTCTGCTGGCCACCGCTTCCTGTATCGCTTTCACTTTGTGTTTCGTTTTAAATTGCCCGAATTTGAACTTTGCTGGAGTTACGGTACCCTATCCAGGCCAGACCAA aaaatctTTCTCGTTGGATGCCGCGTGCAATAACAACTGCGGTTGTTCAAGATCAGAATTCAGTCCAATATGCGGTGTGGATGGAATCACGTACTATTCTCCGTGCCATGCAGGATGTTATCAGGAAACGCGGATAAACGACGTCGAA GTATACTCGGACTGCGCCTGCATACGCGCACCACCGATTAACTTAACTACCGGAAGCGATGTTATAACCTACGAGGCGATAAATACAACTTGCAACACGTCGTGTTCCTATCTGTGGCCCTTTATAGCCCTAGCATTTTGCAATATGCTTATTACATTTCTCTGCACCATGCCAGCACTATCGGCGACCCTTCGGGTCGTTCGAGACGACCAAAGGTCGTTCGCTTTGGGTATTCAGTGGATTAAAGTTAGGATACTGGGCACCATACCAGCACCCATGGTTTTTGGTGCTCTTATAGACGATACTTGTATCTTGTGGAACGAGACATGCGAGGGCAGAGGAGCTTGCCTCGTTTATGACAATTTATATATGAGCAG GTACATGCTGGCGTTAGCTTTTATCGGCAAGGCAGCgtcccttcttttctttttcttagcCTGGTGGACGTATATTCCACCTGGAAGCAGACAAGCTGATCAAAATTCAAGGGAAGAACCAACGACGACGTTAATGTTAAACGATACATCACACGAAACACCGACCACGCCGGCGACAATAAATCCTATAATTGACGCGTAA